Proteins encoded by one window of Xanthomonas sp. DAR 80977:
- a CDS encoding M2 family metallopeptidase produces the protein MNHRHLLLALCIGASVLALSACRKEATTETGTAPAPAAPSESADQFVARINEEYRALLPELTSAQWLSITYINGDSERLVSKANERWLTTLNGWIAQAKRYEGTPMSADSARALQLLKLMTAMPAPRDPAKLAELATLASKMEGAYGAATYCTGEGDARRCRQLGELEDVLRRSRDYDQQLDAWQGWHGTAQPLRKDYQRFVELVNEGAREMGYADTGAMWRSGYDMPPAQIAAETDRLWSQVKPLYEQLHCYTRGKLDAEYGKDKGEVAGGLLPAHLLGNMWQQDWSNLWDLLQPYPGAGSLDITDTLEKQYQSNLGAALARRNGDTSPEARFMAQRDAQLQSAKQMTERAQDFYTSLAMPKLPDSYWARSQFIKPLDRNVVCHASAWDMDMAGDVRTKMCIKPNEEDFTTIYHELGHIYYDLAYNPLPPLFQGGANDGFHEAIGDTIVLAMTPQYLHSIGLVEAPQLSREALINAQMRMALAKVSFLPFGLMIDRWRWGVFDGSIAPEHYNQAWWDLKAKYQGVAPPTPRGEDFFDPGAKYHVPGNTPYTRYFLSHILQFQFYKGLCDAAGYKGPLYECTFYGNKEAGQKFWSMLQRGGSQPWQLTLKELTGNDKLDAAPLLEYFAPMQEWLKQQNQGQMCRWELPKAVHATAHL, from the coding sequence GTGAACCACCGCCATCTACTGCTTGCGCTGTGCATCGGCGCGAGCGTGCTTGCGCTGTCCGCGTGCCGCAAGGAAGCGACCACCGAGACCGGCACCGCGCCGGCGCCGGCAGCGCCTAGCGAGAGCGCCGACCAGTTCGTCGCCCGCATCAACGAGGAGTACCGCGCGCTGCTGCCGGAACTGACCTCGGCGCAGTGGCTGTCGATCACCTACATCAACGGCGACTCGGAGCGGCTGGTGTCCAAGGCCAACGAGCGCTGGCTGACCACGCTCAACGGCTGGATCGCGCAGGCCAAGCGCTACGAGGGCACGCCGATGTCCGCCGACAGCGCGCGTGCGCTGCAGCTGCTGAAGCTGATGACCGCGATGCCGGCGCCGCGCGATCCGGCCAAGCTGGCCGAACTGGCCACGCTCGCCTCGAAGATGGAAGGCGCCTACGGCGCGGCGACCTATTGCACCGGCGAAGGCGACGCGCGCCGCTGCCGGCAGCTGGGCGAACTGGAGGACGTGCTGCGCCGCAGCCGCGACTACGACCAGCAGCTCGACGCCTGGCAGGGCTGGCACGGCACCGCGCAGCCGCTGCGCAAGGACTACCAGCGCTTCGTCGAACTGGTCAACGAAGGCGCGCGCGAGATGGGCTACGCCGACACTGGCGCGATGTGGCGCAGCGGCTACGACATGCCGCCGGCGCAGATCGCCGCCGAGACCGACCGGCTGTGGAGCCAGGTCAAGCCGCTGTACGAGCAATTGCATTGCTACACCCGCGGCAAGCTCGACGCCGAGTACGGCAAGGACAAGGGCGAGGTCGCCGGCGGCCTGCTGCCGGCGCACCTGCTCGGCAACATGTGGCAGCAGGACTGGAGCAACCTGTGGGACCTGCTGCAGCCCTACCCCGGCGCCGGCAGCCTGGACATCACCGACACGCTGGAAAAGCAGTACCAGAGCAACCTCGGCGCGGCCTTGGCACGGCGCAACGGCGACACCTCGCCGGAGGCGCGGTTCATGGCCCAGCGCGACGCGCAGCTGCAGAGCGCCAAGCAGATGACCGAGCGCGCGCAGGACTTCTACACCTCGCTGGCGATGCCCAAGCTGCCCGACAGCTACTGGGCACGCAGCCAGTTCATCAAGCCGCTGGACCGCAACGTGGTCTGCCACGCCAGCGCCTGGGACATGGACATGGCCGGCGACGTGCGCACCAAGATGTGCATCAAGCCGAACGAGGAAGACTTCACCACCATCTACCACGAGCTCGGCCACATCTATTACGACCTCGCCTACAACCCGCTGCCGCCGCTGTTCCAGGGCGGCGCCAACGACGGCTTCCACGAGGCGATCGGCGACACCATCGTGCTGGCGATGACCCCGCAATACCTGCATTCGATCGGCCTGGTCGAGGCGCCGCAGCTCAGCCGCGAGGCGCTGATCAACGCGCAGATGCGCATGGCCCTGGCGAAGGTGTCGTTCCTGCCGTTCGGGCTGATGATCGACCGCTGGCGCTGGGGCGTGTTCGACGGCTCGATCGCGCCGGAGCACTACAACCAGGCCTGGTGGGACCTGAAGGCCAAGTACCAGGGCGTGGCCCCACCCACCCCGCGCGGCGAGGACTTCTTCGATCCCGGCGCCAAATACCACGTGCCCGGCAACACCCCGTACACCCGCTACTTCTTGTCGCACATCCTGCAGTTCCAGTTCTACAAGGGCCTGTGCGACGCGGCCGGCTACAAGGGCCCGCTCTACGAATGCACCTTCTACGGCAACAAGGAGGCCGGGCAGAAGTTCTGGTCGATGCTGCAACGTGGCGGCAGCCAGCCGTGGCAGCTCACGCTCAAGGAACTGACCGGCAACGACAAGCTCGACGCCGCCCCGCTGCTGGAATACTTCGCGCCGATGCAGGAGTGGCTCAAGCAGCAGAACCAGGGGCAGATGTGCAGGTGGGAGCTACCAAAAGCCGTGCATGCAACAGCACACCTGTAA
- a CDS encoding RHS repeat-associated core domain-containing protein has protein sequence MKRTIILMFLPSLFLVAAAHAQTVIYYHTDALGTPVAVTDASGNVVERSEYEPYGSLLNRPLTDGPGYAGHVMDAGTGLAYMQQRYYDPGVGKMLSVDPVTAYDNEDMRHFNVYAYAYNNPYKFNDPDGRVGKLYWSASNRVTYTVHYVLTGVTSPVSAAQINSRIAQDYSGTVNVNGINVTVTAQAIQEQNAGSGINTVNVVQNTAGVTQSGRSETNSIGGNQITIGKTGQDAATSETVSHELGGHAGGAGDQYSGGVGANGVRLSADVAGPANVMKDLSGQPANSQTLSEIINAPTNVNTCAPGVTAANGGC, from the coding sequence ATGAAGCGCACTATCATCCTCATGTTTTTGCCGTCACTGTTCCTGGTGGCCGCTGCGCATGCGCAAACCGTCATCTACTACCACACCGATGCACTGGGAACGCCAGTCGCGGTGACCGACGCCAGTGGCAATGTGGTGGAGCGTAGTGAATACGAGCCGTACGGAAGTCTGTTAAATCGCCCGCTGACAGATGGGCCCGGCTACGCAGGACACGTGATGGATGCAGGGACGGGGCTGGCGTATATGCAGCAGCGGTACTACGATCCGGGAGTCGGGAAGATGCTGAGCGTAGATCCGGTAACGGCCTATGACAACGAGGATATGCGGCACTTCAACGTCTATGCGTATGCGTATAATAACCCGTATAAATTTAACGACCCGGATGGACGGGTTGGAAAGCTTTACTGGTCGGCATCAAATCGGGTGACCTATACTGTGCATTATGTTCTGACTGGAGTGACGTCACCCGTTTCTGCTGCCCAGATTAATTCAAGAATAGCTCAGGATTATTCGGGAACTGTCAATGTGAATGGAATTAATGTAACCGTGACGGCGCAGGCTATTCAGGAGCAAAATGCTGGATCTGGCATAAATACGGTCAATGTTGTTCAAAACACAGCAGGTGTTACTCAGAGTGGGCGTTCTGAGACAAATTCAATTGGCGGCAATCAAATTACCATTGGAAAAACTGGTCAGGACGCCGCAACTTCAGAAACGGTGTCGCATGAACTGGGGGGGCATGCCGGTGGCGCGGGTGATCAGTATTCAGGTGGCGTAGGAGCAAATGGAGTGAGGCTCTCGGCGGACGTGGCTGGGCCTGCCAATGTTATGAAGGATTTATCTGGGCAGCCTGCAAACAGCCAGACTCTCAGTGAAATCATAAATGCACCGACGAATGTGAATACATGTGCGCCAGGGGTTACTGCCGCAAATGGAGGTTGTTGA